One genomic segment of Bacteroidota bacterium includes these proteins:
- a CDS encoding dihydrolipoamide acetyltransferase family protein, producing MRYVFNFPDIGEGLEEGIILEWYVTKGQEIKKGQSLVKMETDKVVADIPSPKTGTIVTRFGNEGDTIHVGTPLVEIEIEGVFGEDAIAEVKATAKMEPLEEGSTGVVGTIEVAGNNAFLPASEEGFSIPKEAVAKVLATPVARAFAKEQGIDINRVSGTGPGGRVTKTDIQNFYLNNPADRPAVHLQITSGEALTFEPLSQIRKTIARNMINSKLNAAHMTVFEEVEVSDLIWIKEKYQKIYAEKNVKLTYLSFILKATVNALKQHRQLNSQLDMENNRMIYKNFYNIGIAVDTDEGLVVPVIKNADKLSIFQIAQKITELSEKARERKLTLEEMKDGTFTLTNYGSIGGIYGVTIINYPQAGILGIGKILKTPVVKNDQIVIGKVLPLSLTVDHRIVDGGEAARFVIQIMEYLSDPFSLMME from the coding sequence ATGAGATATGTTTTCAATTTTCCGGATATTGGCGAAGGACTCGAGGAAGGGATTATACTTGAATGGTATGTAACCAAAGGTCAGGAAATAAAGAAGGGACAATCGCTTGTTAAAATGGAAACGGATAAAGTGGTTGCCGATATTCCTTCACCTAAAACAGGAACCATAGTTACCAGATTTGGTAATGAAGGGGATACTATCCATGTGGGAACACCTCTTGTAGAGATTGAAATTGAAGGAGTATTCGGGGAAGATGCAATTGCTGAAGTAAAGGCCACTGCTAAAATGGAACCCCTGGAAGAAGGTTCTACAGGTGTTGTGGGTACAATAGAAGTAGCCGGTAACAATGCTTTTCTTCCTGCCAGCGAGGAAGGTTTTTCAATCCCAAAAGAAGCTGTTGCCAAGGTCCTTGCCACTCCTGTTGCCAGGGCATTTGCAAAAGAACAAGGCATTGATATAAATAGGGTCTCCGGAACCGGCCCGGGTGGCAGAGTAACCAAAACAGACATACAAAATTTCTACTTAAATAATCCTGCTGACAGACCTGCTGTTCACCTGCAGATTACATCCGGTGAAGCACTCACTTTTGAACCTCTTTCCCAGATAAGAAAGACGATAGCAAGGAACATGATTAATTCCAAGCTTAATGCAGCTCACATGACGGTTTTTGAAGAAGTAGAAGTATCAGACCTTATTTGGATCAAAGAAAAATATCAAAAGATCTACGCCGAAAAGAATGTTAAACTCACCTATCTCTCTTTTATTCTTAAAGCAACCGTAAATGCCCTTAAACAACACCGCCAGCTTAATTCACAACTGGACATGGAGAACAACAGGATGATCTATAAAAACTTTTATAATATTGGCATTGCTGTTGATACAGATGAAGGGCTTGTGGTTCCCGTTATCAAAAATGCAGATAAGCTTTCAATTTTCCAAATTGCACAGAAAATAACCGAGCTTTCGGAAAAAGCAAGAGAAAGAAAACTTACCCTTGAGGAGATGAAGGACGGAACATTTACGCTTACAAACTATGGTTCTATTGGCGGTATATATGGCGTTACAATAATTAACTATCCCCAGGCGGGAATACTGGGAATAGGCAAAATTTTAAAAACACCTGTTGTTAAAAACGATCAGATTGTAATTGGGAAGGTTTTGCCTTTATCACTTACCGTTGATCATAGAATTGTTGATGGAGGCGAAGCTGCGCGTTTTGTCATTCAAATAATGGAGTATTTGTCTGACCCGTTTTCACTTATGATGGAATGA